A stretch of DNA from Calditrichota bacterium:
GGCGAAAAATGACATTGTCCCATTGATCACGAATAATAATCCCCATATGCGCAGAAATAACCACTGGATTAGTTGTCACAATGGATACGATTTCTCCACCTTTTAAATTATTTTGAATTGCCAATAAATTTTTTGTCGGGATATAATCAACCGAAAATTTTTCCTTTTGAGAAGCCAGTTTAATTTCCTTATCCGAAACGCCATTGTTTTTATAAAATTGTGGCCTGTCGATTGTCTTATTCATTTTACTTGTAAAGCCCTGCCCAACCTTCAAAGTCACGTCATCCAAAAGCCAATCATTATTTGGCAACCAGTCAGCAATTGTAAAATGGTTCCGTGACGTATAGCTAATTTCCCCATTATTGTAACGAATTTTCTGCAGATTATCATACATCTCCGGATAATTATCTGAAATTGCCAAGGCAAGGGTATGCTCACAAAATGTCATACAATCTGTGCGTGCAAAATCAATTGTCGGGTCAGGATCGATTTGGCTGCCGGCCCCTTCACCCAGGTTATAAATCAGATATGGTGTGCCCTTTCCAAGCTCTGAATATTTTTGAATGCGTTCATTTACAGAACTATATTTCTTATTTCCATATTGCATCAAATCCGTAAACTCTGCAGCAACCATTTTATAGGTTGGCTTAATTTTTTCATTTGTATATTGAAATTTATATCGCAATCTCAGCGATTTGGCCATTGTACCCAAAACACTAAACACTCTAATATCTTTAGGGTATTCTTGTATAAAAGGATTGGGTTCATTTGCTTCAATAAATAATTTTATTGATCTGTTTTGAGTACCGGCTATTAAGGCATGGGCAAAAAAGTAGCCATCATGGTAAACACCGTTTGGCAACTTGGTGCCTACAAGCTCCGGAATAAACAAAACGCTGCCAGGTAAAATCAATCGAGGATTTACAGCAATTGTTCGAAACGGGATTTTATTATACAAATTATAGTTTTTATCAAATTCAGTATTCTTAGATGAAAAAAATGAAACACTAAAATTTTCACGATCATTATAAATTGAATTTGGATCAAACATTTTTTTATGATCCTGAGCGTTTAAAGAAGCGATAAAAAAAATCGCCAACAAAATATTTTTCATTAATGACTCTCTATTTGTAATTGTGTTATTTCTGTTTAAATCCATGACAAAATATAAATTAAAAATAAAGTATAAACACACTTCTTTTTGTCTATTGCATTTTTTATATTACAATACAATTTAAATTTAACTGCTCGGAGGAAAAAATGGTTCGTAGAATTCACAATTTTAGCGCAGGCCCAGCAGCGCTTCCCCTTTCTGTTCTAGAAGAAGTCCAAAAAGATTTAGTTGATTACAAAGGAGAAGGCCTCTCCGTTATGGAAATGAGCCATCGCGGCAAGACTTTTGATGGAATAATTGTTGAAGCTCAAAACCTGATGAAGGAATTAATGGGAATTCCTGATGGATACAAGGTTCTTTTTATGCAAGGCGGAGCCAGTCTCCAGTTTGCGACCGTTCCAATGAACCTGCTAGGGGAAGGCCAATTTGCAGATTATATCAATACCGGTGCATGGTCAAAAAAGGCTATCGCAGAAGTAAAAAAATTAGGTTTGCAGCACAATGTAATCGCCTCCTCCGAAGATAAAAATTTTAATTATATCCCAACTGATTTTCATCTTGACAAAGATGCGGCTTATCTTCATATGACATCAAACAACACAATATTTGGAACACAATGGCAAGAATATCCGGATACCGGTGTAATACCTTTGGTTTGTGACATGTCTTCTGATATAAACAGCCGCGTTATTGATGTTAGTAAATTTGCAATGATTTACGCCGGGGCTCAAAAAAATATGGGACCATCCGGTGTGACAATCGTAATTATCCGTGAAGACTTGCTAGAGAAAAGCCCGGCCAATTTACCAACTATGTGCAGTTATAAAATAATTGGTGATAAAGATTCCATGTATAACACACCGCCTACTTTTGGCATTTACATTATAAAACTTGTAATGGAATGGATGAAATCTTTGGGCGGAATTAAAGCTGTTGAAGAGATTAACAAAGAAAAAGGTGCGATACTTTATAATGCTATTGACAGCAGCGATTTTTATCGAGGCACTGTAGAAATAAAAAGCCGTTCCTTAATGAATATTCCATTCCGTTTGCCATCTGAAGATTTGGAAAAACAATTTATTGCTGAAGCTTTAGAAAATGATATTAGTGGAGTAAAAGGACACAGGAGTGTTGGTGGAATTAGAGCATCAACCTATAATGCTGTGCCAATGAATTCTGTTAAGGCCTTGGTTGATTTTATGAAAGAATTTGAGCGTAAAAATGGATAAATAATTTTTGATTATCGATTCCATCACTCAAAATGGTGGAATCGGTTCTCTTAATCATAACCGGTGGCATCGGATTTCCTAATAACCACATTTTTAAATTCTATATTCTCTCTCGAAATGTTTTAGGTTCAACTACTATAATTCTACTTCCTTGAAGTATTAAAGTGTATTTACCATTAGGTGTCGTAAGAAATGAAGAAACACCCCAATTGTTATGGTAGAATCTTAGGTCCTTGGATATATATGTATTATCGCTTAAATCAACAACACCCAAATCATAAGCAGAAGAATTTCTGTTGAGGTAATAAACTATATCCTCTTCATTTTCTCTGTGGCTAAAAGAATTAAATCCTCCGCGAAATATTTTATCTGTGTAGGAATTAATATCGCCATTACTATCAATGATATAACCGTCTTTTTTATAAACCCATGTCACAAATTTCTCGCTATTTTTATCAACCGCTATTTCGCCATAGCTTTCTTCACCTTCCAGTATTGTTTTAAATTGATTTGTCTCAGAATTATAGACATAATAGGGTCTTCCAGTAATTACAGCATTTTTTCTTTTATTAAAACTGTATGGACTTGCGGTATTGAAAGCATCAATAGGTGTGCTAAATTTAGGATGTAAATAAAGCTTATCATTATTTTTGGAATCTAAAAAAGGGTAAGCATACGGAGAACTGCTGTAGCTTGTTTTAAGAATTGCAACACCATTTGACAAAAACGTTATTCTACTAGGTTTATAACATGGAGATATTGAATGGCCTACTGTCATAGGATCAATATGTTTTAACTCATGCCCACTTTCGGGGTCAATCACGCTAATTCTGCTCCCTGTAAAACTCGCAATATATAGATATCCATTATATGGGTTAAAATCAGCATGTCTTGGTTCATAACTTAGATCAATGTTTTTTAAGATTTCCCATTTTTCCGTATCCATTACAGTTATTTGATTTGGATCCTTCCTTAGAAGATATAGTTTAGGAGAGTTGTCTTCAAAAAAAGCATAAATAATTCCAAAATCAAAAACTATTTCTTTATAATAAGTTTTAAAATAGATTTTGGTCTCATAAAGGTTTCCGGCAATATCTGAAACAGAAACATCAAGCCACCATTTTTTCCCAACACTCAAATTATTATAAGACATCGTCAGCAGAGCAGAGTCTCCTGAAAATTGAGGGTTCAAATCAACATATGCGTGGCTTTGACCACTAATATGAAAATCATAATTTAAGATAGGTTCGCTAAACTTTACTGAGATTGGTTTTAAAACTTTATATGATATACTATCTTCAATTATGGAGCTATGCTCGATTGATGGTGCGATGTCGTCATGTATAATATGAGTTATCACCGTATCGCTTGTTCTGTTATATTTGTCTTTAGCATACACTAACAGTTTATTTAATTGATTAGGTTTTAATGATACATCAAAATTAAAATAATTATCTTCAATTTTTTGACTCAACTTTGTCTTTCCACCCTCACAGAAAACAGTTTTATGGCCATTTATTACTCCACTTACCCTGATTGTTTCTTGATTAGTATATTTCTCTGAAGGTAACCGCCAACCACCTTGTTGTAGTTTTAGGCTAGATATTGGTGGTTTTTCAGAATCAGTAGATAACTGACAAGAGAAAAAAATGAAAATATAAAAGATGACTAAATTAGTTTTCCAATTCTTTTTACAACACATAAACTAAATCCTTTTAATATTGAAACACGAAAAACTATTCAACCCTGATGCGATAGCCATTTGTAGATAACAAATAACCATTAACATAATAAAATGAAGTTTCAACCGGAATCATTAATTTTACTTTCTTCTCAAGATTTCCAGTTTGCATATTATAGATTTGAAAGTATCCACCTACGCTATAGCCAGCAATGGATTGATTATTGTTCACAACCTGAATATTAGCCAAAGTATATTCCGTTAAAATATTATTAATGATTTGATTTGTTTCTAGGTCGTATTCTTTAACTTCATTATTATTTGAATAAAAATAGCTGGAACGAATTGGATTAAAACAAAAATACTTTGAATTACCGATTGCCTTTTTTTGAATCAAAGTTCCATTTTCATATTTATGCACCCCGGAATTATGCCATCTTAACAATTGAAA
This window harbors:
- a CDS encoding DUF1460 domain-containing protein; the encoded protein is MKNILLAIFFIASLNAQDHKKMFDPNSIYNDRENFSVSFFSSKNTEFDKNYNLYNKIPFRTIAVNPRLILPGSVLFIPELVGTKLPNGVYHDGYFFAHALIAGTQNRSIKLFIEANEPNPFIQEYPKDIRVFSVLGTMAKSLRLRYKFQYTNEKIKPTYKMVAAEFTDLMQYGNKKYSSVNERIQKYSELGKGTPYLIYNLGEGAGSQIDPDPTIDFARTDCMTFCEHTLALAISDNYPEMYDNLQKIRYNNGEISYTSRNHFTIADWLPNNDWLLDDVTLKVGQGFTSKMNKTIDRPQFYKNNGVSDKEIKLASQKEKFSVDYIPTKNLLAIQNNLKGGEIVSIVTTNPVVISAHMGIIIRDQWDNVIFRHASSSQKTNEVMDERFEDVVNNLKNSKSRVGMIFMQVKEDYQRPQ
- the serC gene encoding 3-phosphoserine/phosphohydroxythreonine transaminase — its product is MVRRIHNFSAGPAALPLSVLEEVQKDLVDYKGEGLSVMEMSHRGKTFDGIIVEAQNLMKELMGIPDGYKVLFMQGGASLQFATVPMNLLGEGQFADYINTGAWSKKAIAEVKKLGLQHNVIASSEDKNFNYIPTDFHLDKDAAYLHMTSNNTIFGTQWQEYPDTGVIPLVCDMSSDINSRVIDVSKFAMIYAGAQKNMGPSGVTIVIIREDLLEKSPANLPTMCSYKIIGDKDSMYNTPPTFGIYIIKLVMEWMKSLGGIKAVEEINKEKGAILYNAIDSSDFYRGTVEIKSRSLMNIPFRLPSEDLEKQFIAEALENDISGVKGHRSVGGIRASTYNAVPMNSVKALVDFMKEFERKNG